A window of the Zeugodacus cucurbitae isolate PBARC_wt_2022May chromosome 2, idZeuCucr1.2, whole genome shotgun sequence genome harbors these coding sequences:
- the LOC105219250 gene encoding glutathione S-transferase D7 isoform X1, translated as MLDETAHIVKEFVYCVLSRGGAKMSPTLYYLPPSPPCRAVLLLGKMLNIDFDLKIVNVLAGDQLKPEFLQLNPQHCIPTINDEGLVLWESRAILQYLAAAYAKDDTLYPTDVRVRALVDQRIHFDLGTLYARMFDYYLPTVLWSAPLDESKKPRLAEAFDWFNSALKGHEFAATDHFTIADLTLLVTVSQCEAFGFDVDAYNRVKHWLRRCKDYMTPYGYEEINGSKAVVLADMFRAKTEIP; from the exons ATGCTCGATGAGACCGCGCATATCGTTAAAGAATTTGTTTATTGTGTTTTGAGCAGAGGTGGCGCCAAGATGTCTCCGACGCTCTACTATCTACCGCCGAGTCCGCCATGTCGCGCCGTCTTGTTGTTGGGCAAAATGCTGAACATTGATTTCGATTTGAAGATCGTCAATGTCTTGGCTGGGGATCAATTGAAACCGGAATTTCTGCAATTAAATCCGCAACACTGCATACCGACGATCAACGATGAGGGGCTTGTGTTGTGGGAGAG tcgCGCCATTTTACAATATCTAGCCGCAGCTTATGCCAAAGACGATACACTCTACCCGACAGATGTGCGAGTTCGTGCTTTGGTCGATCAGCGAATTCACTTTGATTTGGGCACACTGTATGCGCGCATGTTTGACTATTAT TTACCTACTGTACTCTGGAGTGCTCCTCTAGATGAATCGAAAAAACCGCGTTTAGCCGAAGCTTTCGATTGGTTCAATAGCGCTTTGAAGGGTCATGAATTCGCGGCAACAGATCACTTTACGATTGCCGATCTCACCTTGTTGGTTACCGTTTCGCAATGTGAAGCTTTTGGTTTCGATGTGGACGCCTACAATCGGGTTAAGCATTGGTTGCGTCGCTGCAAGGACTACATGACGCCCTACGGTTATGAG GAAATAAATGGCAGCAAGGCCGTTGTCTTGGCCGACATGTTTCGAGCAAAAACAGAGATCCCTTAA
- the LOC105219250 gene encoding glutathione S-transferase D7 isoform X2 → MSPTLYYLPPSPPCRAVLLLGKMLNIDFDLKIVNVLAGDQLKPEFLQLNPQHCIPTINDEGLVLWESRAILQYLAAAYAKDDTLYPTDVRVRALVDQRIHFDLGTLYARMFDYYLPTVLWSAPLDESKKPRLAEAFDWFNSALKGHEFAATDHFTIADLTLLVTVSQCEAFGFDVDAYNRVKHWLRRCKDYMTPYGYEEINGSKAVVLADMFRAKTEIP, encoded by the exons ATGTCTCCGACGCTCTACTATCTACCGCCGAGTCCGCCATGTCGCGCCGTCTTGTTGTTGGGCAAAATGCTGAACATTGATTTCGATTTGAAGATCGTCAATGTCTTGGCTGGGGATCAATTGAAACCGGAATTTCTGCAATTAAATCCGCAACACTGCATACCGACGATCAACGATGAGGGGCTTGTGTTGTGGGAGAG tcgCGCCATTTTACAATATCTAGCCGCAGCTTATGCCAAAGACGATACACTCTACCCGACAGATGTGCGAGTTCGTGCTTTGGTCGATCAGCGAATTCACTTTGATTTGGGCACACTGTATGCGCGCATGTTTGACTATTAT TTACCTACTGTACTCTGGAGTGCTCCTCTAGATGAATCGAAAAAACCGCGTTTAGCCGAAGCTTTCGATTGGTTCAATAGCGCTTTGAAGGGTCATGAATTCGCGGCAACAGATCACTTTACGATTGCCGATCTCACCTTGTTGGTTACCGTTTCGCAATGTGAAGCTTTTGGTTTCGATGTGGACGCCTACAATCGGGTTAAGCATTGGTTGCGTCGCTGCAAGGACTACATGACGCCCTACGGTTATGAG GAAATAAATGGCAGCAAGGCCGTTGTCTTGGCCGACATGTTTCGAGCAAAAACAGAGATCCCTTAA
- the LOC105220732 gene encoding kelch-like protein diablo, which translates to MFTNFDDKGSKVNIPQRPFLFSSVKRRMHIPDEETTQTLSSDCTRNKVPRMDCNKNELHVTKLFEEIWKSYDEQDLIDVTFKVSNPPGLVPAHRLILSAASPHFRKLFHTEQGLSPVIEIHHIDGETFERLVGFCYTGTALLTRDNVEKMLKAAKLLKLDDMVAICIDFLIDHIRLFDMQWLYDLERETQCALLADRIKSYEVDNFNKISQNIDFLNFNAEKLQALVESNNLNVNSEEHALEAIERWYKHDVLARKKYLPALVACLRLTHFDVKFLLKRVKTLPGCELLTYKALSWISKPTLRKNIRLKFAEPREGLCGNWKSKALMAIQIDCEDTNHGYIYRFNKREDTWLEWDKIQINALNFEVIFVDDNLYFIGGKIDYEAIKTVNSWNIRTKAWKRLPDLNYARYWSSVTQLNGKIYVIGGLATDDKVSQSVEVYTDAGGWQEAANLITPRYGASAVTVNGNIYLMGGYGDGDLQSVERYNPLTNTWTSCAPLLTDHYLPGVAVYNRHIYVIGGWTQTPHAVVERYDVQSDKWTWVCTLTPGRWGAGCSFIDKQLWTVGGGSQTTYTSDVKVYDLSTNKWSDAKPLPRTGIYYCFTVSTPIMKIEKSENKEKNKEDK; encoded by the exons atgtTTACGAATTTTGATGATAAAGGCAGTAAAGTAAACATTCCGCAACGACCG ttcCTATTTAGCTCTGTCAAAAGAAGGATGCACATTCCAGATGAagaaacaacacaaacactGTCAAGCGATTGTACCCGCAACAAAGTTCCTAGAATGGACTGCAACAAAAACGAATTACACGTAACAAAATTGTTCGAAGAAATTTGGAAGTCCTATGACGAACAAGATCTTATCGATGTAACATTCAAAGTGTCCAATCCACCGGGTTT AGTGCCAGCGCATCGCCTGATACTGTCAGCGGCAAGTCCGCACTTTCGTAAACTCTTCCACACTGAGCAAGGCCTTAGTCCCGTTATCGAAATACATCATATTGATGGTGAGACATTTGAGCGATTAGTAGGATTTTGCTATACGGGTACAGCACTACTAACAAGGGACAATGTGGAAAAAATGCTGAAAGCCGCCAAGCTATTAAAGCTGGATGATATGGTTGCCATTTGTATTGATTTCCTCATAGACCACATACGGCTATTTGATATGCAATGGTTGTATGATTTAGAGCGTGAAACTCAATGCGCTCTACTAGCGGACAGAATAAAGAGTTATGAAGTAGACAATTTCAATAAG ATAAGTCAAAACATCGATTTTCTAAATTTCAACGCTGAAAAGTTGCAAGCACTTGTGGAAAGCAATAATTTGAATGTGAATTCCGAGGAGCATGCTCTGGAAGCAATCGAGCGTTGGTATAAGCACGATGTCTTGGCGCGCAAAAAATATCTGCCCGCTTTAGTGGCTTGCTTACGTCTTACGCATTTTGAtgtgaaatttttgttgaagcgCGTTAAAACTTTGCCGGGTTGCGAGTTGTTGACATACAAGGCTTTGTCGTGGATCAGTAAACCCACGTTGCGTAAGAATATACGCCTCAAATTTGCAGAACCACGCGAAGGGCTGTGTGGTAATTGGAAATCGAAAGCGTTGATGGCCATACAAATAGAC TGCGAGGACACAAATCATGGCTACATATATCGCTTTAACAAGCGAGAGGATACCTGGTTGGAGTgggataaaattcaaataaatgccTTGAATTTCGAAGTAATTTTTGTCGATGATAATTTATACTTTATTGGTGGTAAAATAGACTACGAGGCGATAAAAACCGTTAACAGTTGGAATATAAGAACGAAAGCGTGGAAACGTTTGCCCGACTTGAATTACGCGCGTTACTGGTCAAGTGTTACGCAATTGAATGGTAAAATCTACGTGATTGGCGGACTTGCGACGGATGACAAAGTCTCACAGTCGGTAGAAGT atATACGGATGCCGGAGGTTGGCAGGAAGCAGCCAATCTGATTACGCCGCGTTATGGCGCCAGTGCGGTGACTGTAAATGGTAATATTTACCTCATGGGTGGCTACGGTGACGGCGATTTACAATCCGTTGAACGTTACAATCCACTAACGAATACATGGACCTCATGTGCTCCGCTGCTTACCGATCATTATTTGCCTGGT GTGGCCGTGTACAATCGCCACATTTACGTAATAGGTGGTTGGACTCAAACTCCACATGCAGTTGTAGAGCGCTACGACGTTCAGAGCGACAAATGGACTTgg GTTTGCACTCTGACCCCTGGCCGTTGGGGCGCGGGTTGCTCTTTTATAGACAAGCAGCTTTGGACCGTTGGCGGCGGTTCTCAAACGACATATACAAGTGATGTAAAAGTTTACGATCTTTCAACGAATAAATGGTCTGACGCTAAACCACTGCCAAGAACCGGTATATATTACTGCTTCACAGTCTCAACACCAATTATGaagattgaaaaaagtgaaaataaggaGAAGAATAAAGAAGATAAATAG
- the LOC105219178 gene encoding glutathione S-transferase 1-1 — MDFYYLPGSAPCRSVLLTAKALGIELNKKLLNLQAGEHLTPEFLKINPQHTIPTLVDNGFALWESRAIQVYLVEKYGKDDALFPKCPKKQAVVNQRLYFDMGTLYKAFADYYYPQLFAKQPADPEMYKKIDVAFEFLNTFLEGNNWVAGDQVTVADLAILASVSTFEAASYDFSKFANVARWYESAKKVPGWEENWEGCLEFKKFFN; from the coding sequence ATGGATTTCTACTACTTGCCCGGTTCTGCACCATGCCGTTCAGTACTCTTGACTGCCAAGGCTCTTGGCATTGAATTGAACAAGAAATTGTTGAATTTGCAAGCTGGTGAACATTTGACACCCGAATTCTTGAAGATCAATCCACAACACACCATTCCCACCTTGGTGGACAATGGCTTCGCTTTGTGGGAATCTCGTGCCATTCAGGTTTACTTGGTCGAGAAATACGGCAAGGACGATGCTTTGTTCCCCAAATGCCCCAAGAAGCAAGCTGTCGTCAATCAACGCCTGTACTTCGACATGGGTACCCTGTACAAAGCTTTCGCCGACTACTACTATCCACAACTCTTCGCCAAGCAACCAGCTGATCCTGAGATGTACAAGAAGATTGATGTTGCTTTCGAATTCTTGAATACTTTCTTGGAAGGCAACAACTGGGTGGCTGGCGATCAAGTGACCGTAGCTGACTTGGCTATTTTGGCTTCGGTATCAACCTTCGAGGCGGCGAGCTACGACTTCAGCAAGTTTGCCAATGTTGCTAGGTGGTACGAGAGCGCCAAGAAAGTGCCAGGTTGGGAAGAGAACTGGGAAGGCTGCTTGGAATTCAAGAAATTCTTTAACTAA
- the LOC105219188 gene encoding glutathione S-transferase 1-1 — protein sequence MDLYYFPGSAPCHAVILTAKNLGIELNKKFVDLMARENMSAEFAKINPQQVVPTLVDNGFTVWESRAIMVYLVQKYGKDDSLFPKCPKKQAIINQRLYFDMGTLYKSFSDYYYPQLFFNKPLVPELYKNMETAMALLNTFLEGNNYVAGDRLTVADLSILASISIFDVANFDISKYVNVARWYADAKKLPGWEENWAGCLEFKKLFK from the coding sequence ATGGATTTGTACTATTTTCCAGGATCTGCGCCTTGCCATGCAGTCATACTCACTGCCAAAAATCTCGGCATTGAATTGAATAAGAAATTCGTCGATCTGATGGCCAGAGAAAATATGAGCGCCGAGTTCGCGAAGATCAATCCACAGCAGGTGGTGCCCACTTTGGTGGACAATGGCTTCACTGTGTGGGAATCACGTGCAATAATGGTCTATTTGGTACAAAAATATGGCAAAGATGACTCCTTGTTCCCCAAATGCCCCAAGAAGCAAGCTATCATCAATCAGCGCTTGTACTTCGACATGGGCACCCTGTACAAGTCTTTCTCCGACTACTACTATCCacaactattttttaataaaccgtTGGTTCCTGAgctatataaaaatatggaaacaGCCATGGCGCTTTTGAATACTTTCCTAGAGGGCAACAACTATGTGGCTGGCGATCGATTGACCGTGGCCGATTTATCTATTTTAGCTTCGATATCCATCTTCGATGTGGCGAACTTTGACATTAGCAAGTATGTCAATGTTGCCAGATGGTATGCAGATGCGAAAAAACTACCCGGTTGGGAGGAGAACTGGGCAGGTTGCTTGGAATTCAAGAAGCTCTTTAAGTAG
- the LOC105220731 gene encoding uncharacterized protein LOC105220731: protein MTNSILLKGFALILLLNVRTLYAVPLDTETNAPQVEATETNAAEAPNTDVNQNAASVNQTELEAAASEQKPQTLTAANSGTTNGDAASSIYASFLTPEAIQQYINQFGAAYPGYAAYPAPIGYAAAAPPPPPAGAGAIYPGPYVVQTGYEGYLVPTANTAVETTHNNNSNSLLSPFTYLTNLFSVMMMSALFRVVATVLGAIGMIFFGGALSRFVCSFTPLCDVTTTAVEYLKSDNVERVGRMIAEGMTPERVRRATAFVQNAIRKYQELQKFVGNDEKND, encoded by the exons ATGACAAACTCCATTTTACTCAAGGGATTCGCGCTCATACTCTTGTTGAACGTAAGGACTCTGTACGCAGTGCCACTGGATACAGAAACGAATGCGCCACAAGTTGAAGCCACCGAGACAAATGCAGCTGAAGCACCAAATACAGATGTCAATCAAAATGCAGCGTCCGTAAATCAGACTGAACTAGAGGCTGCTGCTAGCGAGCAAAAACCACAAACTCTAACAGCG GCAAATTCAGGCACTACGAATGGCGATGCCGCAAGCTCCATATACGCTAGCTTCCTGACACCCGAAGCTATTCAGCAGTATATCAATCAATTTGGTGCGGCCTATCCCGGTTATGCCGCTTATCCGGCACCCATTGGCTATGCGGCTGCTGCGCCTCCTCCGCCACCAGCTGGCGCGGGCGCCATCTATCCGGGTCCATATGTGGTACAGACTGGCTATGAGGGTTACTTAGTGCCTACCGCCAATACCGCTGTTGAAACCACTcataataacaatagcaattCGCTTCTAAGTCCTTTCACCTATCTGACGAATCTCTTCTCGGTGATGATGATGTCGGCCCTATTTCGTGTTGTGGCCACAGTTCTCGGTGCGATCGGCATGATATTCTTTGGTGGCGCTCTATCTAGATTCGTGTGCAGCTTCACACCACTTTGTGACGTCACCACTACAGCTGTGGAGTATTTGAAGAGCGACAATGTGGAACGTGTGGGACGCATGATTGCCGAGGGTATGACACCGGAACGTGTGCGACGTGCTACAGCCTTCGTACAGAACGCTATACGCAAATATCAAGAACTGCAGAAGTTTGTGGGAAATGACGAGAAGAATGATTAA
- the LOC105219192 gene encoding glutathione S-transferase D1: MDLYYLPASAPCRAVIMTAEALGIQLNKKFLDLFAGAHLKPEYLKLNPQHTVPTLVDNGFAIWESRAIIVYLAEKYGKNDNSLYPQCPKKRALINQRLYFDSGTLYQAFFDAYVLKYLFQKPIDAEKVKKIDSAFEFLNTFLENQTYVAGDALTLADLSLLATVSSYEVAEYDFSKYANVARWYENLKKTAPGWEENWAGCLEYKKLLSK; the protein is encoded by the coding sequence ATGGATTTGTACTACCTTCCCGCATCCGCACCTTGTCGCGCTGTCATCATGACCGCTGAAGCGCTTGGCATACAGTTAAATAAGAAATTCTTAGATTTGTTTGCGGGAGCTCATCTGAAACCGGAGTATCTTAAACTCAATCCACAGCACACCGTTCCCACATTGGTGGACAATGGTTTCGCAATTTGGGAATCACGCGCCATTATTGTCTACTTGGCCGAGAAATACGGTAAAAATGACAATTCTCTGTATCCGCAATGCCCGAAGAAGCGAGCTCTCATCAACCAGCGTCTGTACTTTGACTCGGGCACCTTATATCAGGCCTTTTTCGACGCctatgttttgaaatatttattccaaAAGCCTATTGACGCTGAGAAGGTCAAGAAAATTGACTCGGCTTTTGAGTTCTTGAACACCTTCCTGGAAAATCAGACATATGTTGCTGGAGATGCTTTGACTTTGGCGGATCTTTCGTTGTTGGCAACGGTGTCTTCTTATGAAGTTGCCGAATACGATTTCAGTAAATATGCCAATGTGGCAAGATGGTATGAGAACTTGAAGAAGACTGCACCAGGCTGGGAAGAAAACTGGGCTGGCTGTTTGGAATATAAGAAATTATTGagcaaataa
- the LOC105219200 gene encoding glutathione S-transferase 1 — translation MDFYYVPPSPPCRAVLMAAKALGVELNKKLLNLFAGEHLKPDFLKINPQHTVPTLVDGSFAIWESRAISIYLAEKYGKNDSLYPKCPRKRAVINQRLFFDVATIYQAFIDTYVTQYLFKQPVDAEKYKKIDTAFELLNTFLEGQNYVAGDSFTLADISLLATVSSYDVVNYDFKKYVNVARWYENLKKTAPGWEENWAGCLEYKKLLGL, via the coding sequence ATGGACTTTTACTATGTGCCTCCATCTCCCCCCTGTCGCGCCGTCCTGATGGCCGCAAAAGCTTTGGGAGTCGAATTGAATAAGAAGTTGCTGAATTTGTTTGCTGGAGAGCATTTGAAGCCCGATTTTCTTAAGATCAACCCACAACATACAGTCCCCACATTGGTGGACGGTAGTTTCGCAATTTGGGAATCCCGTGCCATAAGTATTTACTTGGCCGAAAAATACGGTAAAAACGATTCGTTATACCCGAAATGCCCGAGGAAGCGTGCTGTCATCAACCAACGTCTCTTCTTTGACGTCGCCACAATATATCAGGCCTTCATTGATACATACGTCACGCAGTATCTCTTCAAGCAACCCGTCGATGCGGAGAAGTACAAGAAGATCGACACAGCTTTTGAGTTGTTGAACACCTTCCTGGAAGGTCAGAATTATGTTGCTGGAGATTCTTTTACTCTGGCTGATATCTCACTATTGGCAACGGTCTCATCTTATGATGTTGTCAACTATGATTTCAAGAAATATGTCAATGTGGCCAGATGGTACGAAAACTTGAAGAAGACTGCACCTGGCTGGGAAGAAAACTGGGCTGGCTGTTTGGAATACAAAAAGCTGTTGGGTCTTTAA
- the LOC105219208 gene encoding glutathione S-transferase 1-1 produces MDFYYSAASGPCRAVLMTAQAIGVELNKIPVDLRKGEHLTPEYLKLNPQHTVPTLVDNGFSVWDSHAIVIYLAEKYAKEDTLYPACPQKRALINQRLYFDVELYTVFWNYFSEAVLKKTLYKPEILEKAKTKLEFLNTLLGGNEFAVGESLTVADLSLLATVTTLDVFSTLPGFVVNIKEYENIEKWYESMKKVAPGYQQNLDDVLAVKKYFVK; encoded by the coding sequence ATGGATTTCTACTACAGTGCTGCATCGGGTCCCTGTCGTGCCGTACTCATGACAGCACAAGCCATTGGAGTCGAGTTAAACAAAATCCCTGTGGACCTACGTAAGGGTGAGCACTTAACACCCGAATATCTCAAGCTTAATCCTCAACACACTGTTCCCACGTTGGTGGATAACGGTTTTTCTGTATGGGATTCGCATGCCATTGTTATATATTTGGCGGAAAAATATGCTAAAGAAGATACGCTCTACCCGGCATGCCCACAAAAGCGTGCACTCATCAATCAACGTCTCTACTTCGATGTGGAACTTTATACCGTATTTTGGAATTACTTTTCTGAAGCTGTGCTTAAGAAGACACTTTACAAAccagaaatattagaaaaggCGAAGACAAAGTTGGAATTCTTAAATACTCTGTTGGGTGGCAACGAGTTTGCTGTTGGAGAATCGCTTACAGTTGCTGATCTGTCTCTATTGGCTACAGTAACCACTTTGGATGTCTTCTCGACATTACCAGGATTCGTTGTCAACATCAAAGAGTATGAGAATATTGAGAAGTGGTACGAGAGCATGAAGAAAGTGGCTCCGGGATATCAACAGAATTTGGATGATGTTTTGGCAGTTAAAAAATACTTTGTGAAATGA